In Parasteatoda tepidariorum isolate YZ-2023 chromosome 2, CAS_Ptep_4.0, whole genome shotgun sequence, one DNA window encodes the following:
- the LOC107440162 gene encoding zinc finger protein 83-like, with the protein MCDKSFLQETLSNDHFSVRNEKKRYSCSLGDKNFSRKDLINHFFVHSGLKPYSCSGCDKTFSQKVHLNKHFLVHSGEKHFSCSLCDKTFSQNTNLKKHFLVHSGAKPYVCFACDKTFSTKRSLKIHYRVHTGEKPFSCNICSKEFAQKNNLNNHLLVHSGEKPFSCNVCEKTFTQKASLNNHFLVHGRKPYSCSECNETFSQKAHLNSHLLVHSKEKPYSCSLCNETFSQKINLDRHFLVHSGVKPYLCFACDKTYSSKESLKIHYRVHTGEKPFSCNICSKEFAQKNNLNNHLLVHSGEKPFSCNVCEKTFTQKASLNNHFLVHGKKNLLMQ; encoded by the coding sequence ATGTGTGATAAATCATTCTTACAAGAAACTCTTTCAAATGATCACTTTTCTGTTCGAAATGAAAAGAAACGTTATTCTTGCAGCTTGGGTGATAAAAATTTCTCTCggaaagatttaataaatcacTTTTTCGTTCATAGTGGATTGAAGCCATATTCGTGCAGTGGTTGTGATAAAACTTTTTCTCAGAAAGTTCATTTAAACAAGCACTTTCTCGTTCATAGTGGAGAGAAGCATTTTTCGTGCAGTTTGTGTGATAAAACTTTCTCTCagaatactaatttaaaaaagcactttCTTGTTCATAGTGGAGCGAAACCTTATGTATGCTTCGCATGTGATAAAACTTTCTCAACTAAAAGAAGTTTGAAGATTCACTACCGTGTTCATACTGGAGAGAAACCTTTTTCATGCAATATATGTTCTAAAGAATTcgctcaaaaaaataatttaaataatcacctTCTTGTTCATAGTGGAGAGAAGCCTTTTTCATGCAATGTGTGTGAAAAGACATTCACACAGAAAGCTAGTTTAAATAACCACTTTCTTGTTCATGGAAGAAAACCTTATTCATGCAGTGAGTGTAATGAAACTTTTTCACAGAAAGCTCATTTAAATAGTCATTTACTTGTTCATAGTAAAGAAAAGCCATATTCGTGCAGTTTATGTAATGAAACATTCTCACAGAAAATCAATTTAGACCGTCACTTTCTTGTTCATAGTGGAGTGAAACCTTATTTATGCTTCGCATGTGATAAAACTTACTCATCTAAAGAAAGTTTGAAGATTCACTACCGTGTTCATACTGGAGAGAAACCTTTTTCATGCAATATATGTTCTAAAGAATTcgctcaaaaaaataatttaaataatcacctTCTTGTTCATAGTGGAGAGAAGCCTTTTTCATGCAATGTGTGTGAAAAGACATTCACACAAAAAGCTAGTTTAAATAACCACTTTCTtgttcatggaaaaaaaaacttattaatgcAGTGA